The following are encoded together in the Pseudoalteromonas ruthenica genome:
- the gshA gene encoding glutamate--cysteine ligase, whose protein sequence is MTCTQLNQRLSELSSAENQAAIVGIVRGIEREALRTNRSGGLSTKPHPVAIGCALTNSMITTDFSEALLEFITPVSTDPEETLAQLRDLQKFTLAQLEDELLWPVSMPCYIQSQDEIPLAQFGSSNVGRMKTLYREGLKNRYGSMMQAIAGVHFNLSYPQTFWQTLQGLAGQSGDLQSFISDNYLGLIRNFKRELWLISYLFGASPALCGSFLEGQETSLPFKKLGKGSLYLEHGTALRLGDLGYTNSAQSSLRVMYNSLEEYVAGLKSAINSPSELYQHLDDYHAPKPQQLNKNILQIENEFYSPIRPKRNARSGEKPTQALLRGGIEYIEIRALDVNPFADTGIDLTQIRFLDVFLTYCLLKASPHMDWQEQGQTQENLDRVVNQGRDPQLQLQRGDESVSLQQWAEDIFTDLAKVADYMDQAHGSDVYQNTIAELQSWVSDPSKTISGRYLQQLLSDDVDNGQFALQLAQRYSDAHSQWQYQCFDDAHLAEQAELSVKAQQQVEQEDTVSFEAFLDEYFAVEKIEA, encoded by the coding sequence TTGACTTGTACACAATTAAATCAGCGTCTTAGCGAATTGTCGTCCGCTGAAAATCAAGCCGCAATTGTCGGCATTGTTCGGGGTATTGAGCGCGAGGCGCTGCGTACCAATCGCAGCGGCGGGTTATCGACAAAGCCCCACCCAGTGGCGATTGGTTGTGCCTTAACCAACTCGATGATCACCACCGATTTTTCTGAAGCTTTACTTGAATTCATTACCCCAGTAAGCACCGATCCTGAGGAAACATTGGCTCAGTTGCGTGACCTACAAAAGTTCACTCTTGCGCAACTTGAAGATGAATTATTGTGGCCGGTGAGTATGCCGTGTTATATCCAAAGCCAAGATGAAATCCCGTTGGCGCAATTCGGCTCATCCAATGTCGGTCGTATGAAAACGCTATACCGAGAGGGGTTAAAAAACCGCTACGGCAGTATGATGCAGGCCATAGCCGGGGTGCATTTCAATCTCTCTTATCCGCAAACGTTTTGGCAAACCTTGCAGGGTTTAGCTGGGCAAAGTGGTGACTTACAGTCTTTTATTTCCGACAATTACTTAGGACTAATTCGTAACTTTAAACGCGAATTGTGGTTAATTAGCTATTTATTTGGTGCATCACCGGCATTGTGCGGCTCCTTTTTAGAAGGGCAAGAAACCTCATTACCGTTTAAAAAGCTTGGTAAAGGTAGCCTATACCTTGAGCATGGCACAGCTCTGCGTTTGGGTGATTTGGGTTACACTAATAGCGCCCAATCGAGCTTGCGGGTAATGTATAACTCATTGGAGGAATATGTTGCTGGCTTAAAGAGCGCGATCAACTCACCTTCTGAGTTGTACCAGCATCTTGATGATTATCATGCACCAAAACCGCAGCAATTAAATAAAAATATTCTGCAAATTGAAAACGAGTTTTACTCGCCTATTCGCCCGAAACGCAATGCTCGCTCTGGCGAGAAGCCAACGCAGGCGTTATTGCGCGGCGGCATTGAATACATCGAAATTCGCGCTTTGGATGTGAACCCCTTTGCGGATACCGGCATCGATTTAACGCAAATTCGTTTCTTGGATGTGTTTTTGACCTACTGCTTATTAAAGGCATCGCCGCACATGGATTGGCAGGAGCAAGGCCAGACACAAGAGAACCTCGATCGGGTGGTCAATCAAGGTCGCGATCCGCAATTGCAGTTGCAACGCGGTGACGAGTCTGTCTCTTTGCAGCAATGGGCCGAGGACATTTTTACCGATCTTGCAAAAGTCGCTGACTATATGGACCAAGCGCATGGCAGCGATGTTTATCAGAATACCATTGCTGAGTTACAGAGCTGGGTGAGCGATCCTAGTAAGACCATATCAGGGCGCTACCTACAACAATTACTCAGTGATGATGTTGACAATGGTCAGTTTGCCTTGCAATTGGCACAACGTTACAGCGACGCTCATAGTCAGTGGCAGTACCAATGCTTTGACGACGCACATTTAGCTGAGCAAGCCGAACTGTCGGTTAAGGCACAACAGCAGGTGGAGCAGGAAGACACTGTGAGCTTTGAAGCCTTTTTAGATGAATACTTTGCGGTGGAAAAGATAGAAGCATAA
- a CDS encoding NADP-dependent oxidoreductase translates to MEHGYQAMVIHAFGEPGVLKPVTLSRPKPGEHELLIKVLSTAINPIDVKTRAGIGFAAERNKHRLPMSLGYDLFGEVVACGEAVKTLKKGDKVMGMVGFATQPGTYAQYCLARENELIKVDAVNEDAVLSGLCLAGLTAFQALSALACPKSQPIYINGANGTVGSLAAQIAARMGYQVVAISRSELPKSVASCAQQISYDQFVAEQRKGYLLDVVGLEVGKRCLQGLSAHSRVVTIPTLSQKEIIAAANEQGVTACGVLVVKNNAQLKRIYQWYRQGHLELAHCTMPLSAAGMAHQRLEQNSSKEKVILLPWT, encoded by the coding sequence ATGGAACACGGATACCAAGCCATGGTCATTCATGCTTTTGGTGAGCCAGGGGTGCTAAAACCAGTGACCCTATCGCGACCAAAGCCCGGTGAGCATGAGTTACTTATCAAGGTGCTGAGCACCGCTATTAACCCCATTGATGTAAAAACCCGCGCCGGTATCGGCTTTGCGGCAGAGCGGAACAAACATCGCCTGCCTATGAGCTTAGGCTATGATCTGTTTGGCGAGGTGGTCGCCTGTGGTGAGGCGGTAAAAACGCTTAAAAAGGGTGATAAGGTAATGGGTATGGTTGGCTTTGCCACCCAGCCAGGGACCTATGCACAGTATTGTTTGGCCCGTGAAAACGAACTCATTAAAGTCGATGCGGTGAATGAAGATGCGGTGCTATCCGGTCTGTGTTTGGCAGGGTTAACGGCCTTCCAAGCGCTCTCGGCGCTCGCCTGTCCAAAAAGTCAGCCCATTTACATTAATGGTGCTAATGGCACAGTCGGCTCGTTAGCTGCACAAATTGCCGCGCGAATGGGGTATCAGGTTGTTGCTATTAGCCGCAGTGAGCTGCCAAAAAGTGTCGCTTCTTGCGCTCAGCAAATAAGTTATGACCAGTTTGTGGCTGAGCAACGTAAGGGTTATTTGCTCGATGTTGTGGGCCTGGAGGTCGGGAAGCGTTGTTTACAAGGATTAAGTGCACACAGTCGTGTAGTCACTATTCCGACATTGTCACAAAAAGAGATTATTGCTGCGGCCAATGAGCAAGGAGTGACTGCATGCGGCGTGCTGGTGGTTAAAAACAATGCCCAGCTTAAACGCATTTACCAGTGGTATCGCCAAGGTCACTTAGAGCTGGCTCACTGCACTATGCCGCTCTCGGCAGCGGGCATGGCGCATCAGCGTTTAGAGCAAAATAGCAGCAAAGAGAAAGTTATTTTACTGCCTTGGACTTGA